AACGCAGCCATTCAGGAAGCCTCGCTGCGAGCGCAGATCGAAGCGACCCGGACCGTGATCGATGCGCAGACACACGCGCTCGCGATCCTGCATGACCAGGCGCGACTGGGCTATGCCTCCGGCCTTGATGTGGCCGCGCAGGAGAGCGCGCTGGCACAGGCCAGGCAAGCACTGCCGGCACTGGAAAAACAGCTGGAACAGAACCGCGACCTGTTGGCGGTGCTGTGCGGTGACACGCCCGATCAGGCCGGAATGCCGGAGTTCGACCTCGAGCACCTGACCCTTCCGGTGACGCTGCCCCAGACCCTGCCATCGCAACTGGTGACGCAACGGCCCGACGTGCGCGCCGCCGAGGAAAACGTCCACGACGCCAGCGCCCAGGTCGGCGTGGCGCTGGCCAACCGCCTGCCCCAGTTCACGCTTTCGGGCAGCTACGGCGGCAGCTCCACCTCGTTCACCCGCATGTTCAGCGACGACAACGTGTTCTGGAGCCTCGCCGGCAGCATCAGCCAGACCGTGTTCGACTTCGGCGCCCTCAAGCACAAGCAACGCGCGGCGGAAGCCGCCCTGCAGCAGGCCGCCGCACAGTATCGCGGCGTCGTGCTCGTTGCGTTCCAGAATGTCGCCGACACCTTGTACGCCATCGACAGCGATGCACGCGCACTCGCCGCCGCGGACGATGCGGAGAAGGCTGCCGGGCGCACGCTGGAGCTCACGCAGAAACAGCAGCAGCTCGGCTACGTGAATGCGCTGGCCTTGATCAACGCGCAACAGGCGTACCAGCAAGCGCGGATCTCGCGGGTGCAGGCACAAGCCGCGCGGCTTGGCGATACGGCGGCATTGATTCAGGCGCTGGGTGGCGGGTGGCAGGGTTCGACGGGGACGAACTGAGGGCCCTGCGGTTCCTTGCTTCCGCTTGCATGGCAAGGAGGGAGTGAGGACTCAACCTTGCCTCACCGTTTCGTTCTTCAGCCGTCATCCCGGCGCAGGCCGAAAAAGGGTAAGGGCCGGAGGCGCTTCACAACAGCCGAAGGCTGGTCATCCAGTAGCGGTAGTGGTCGGTCGTCGCCTCGGACGTTTCCGCGACCTGGCACCCCTGCAGGGCCTGATCTCCATCCGCCCGCCGCGTCATACGGGGACCCGGTAGGTCAAAAGCCAAAAGCCAAAAGCCGAAGCAAGAGCCCGAGCCGTCAGCGGGGCATCCAAAGAGGCGAGTCCCTTGTGGGAGCGCACCCTGTGCGCGACTGGGGCGTCTGGTGATCACCGCTCCGTTAGGTTGTCGCGCACAGGGTGCGCTCCCACAGAAAAGAGAAAAGCGGGCGACCGTGCGGGTCCCGACCACGCCAAAGCGAAGCGAGGGGCCGCTTTCAGTCCTCATCGCTCCGGCGCGTTGCGAAGCGCTTGGAAGTATCCGCTGTGTAGAGGCGAAGGTGGCCGCGCCACAACGCGCCTCACGCGTTCGGGCGTATCCCCACAGAATGCTGCCAGCTCTGGCTCTTCAGGCCATTTTCTTTGGGTTACTTTTCTTTTGGGCCAGCAAAAGAAAAGTGACTCGGCCTTCGGCAGAAGGTCGAAACGCCCGCTGCGTAAGCGGCCCGATCGCGGTCACGCACGAGGCGACAACCAACCGCAAAGTCACTGGATCCCGGCCTACGCCGGGATGACGGTTCTTTTGTGGTCCAGGGGCTAGTTTGGGCTAGCTTGGCAGAGCCCCTCTGCATGGGTTCTGTCGTGCAAAGCCAGCCCTATGAAACGCGCTTCGCCGATACCCCGCGTTCGCAAGGATAACGACCAAAGGGCCAGACCCTGAGGCGCCCCTCGCCCCACCCCACTCCCCGGAGCAGCAAGAAAAAAACCGCGAGTACGCCACCTAACGACCAAGGACGGGCCTCACCCCTTCGCCCGCGCCACCGCATCATCAATACGCTTGAGCGCTTCCTCGCGCCCCGCCAGATAAATCGTGTGATCAATCGACGGCGACACCTGCGTCCCCGTCATCGCCACGCGCAGCGGCTGCGCAATCTTGCCCATGCCCAGTTCAAGCTTCGCAGCCACCTGCTCGATCACGCCGTGGATCGGCTCCGGCTTCCACTCGACATCAACCAGCAAACCCTTCGCCGCCTCGAGCACGGCAACGGCGCTGTCGTTCTGCAGATGCTTGGCGACAGCCTTGTCATCCCACTCGGTGATCGGGCCGTACCAGATCTTCGCGCGCTCGGCCATTTCCTTCAGCGTCTGCACGCGGTCGCGCAGCGCGACGATGACGTCAGCGGGGTTCGGTCCCTTGCTGAAGTCGATGCCCGCCTGCGCGAGGTGCCACTCGAATTCCGGCGCAATGGACGCGGGCTCTTCCGTCTTCAGGTAATGCTGGTTGAGCCACGACAGCTTGGTGACGTCGAAGCGCGAGGCCGCCTTGTTGACGTCGGCCACGTCGAACAGGCGGATCATCTCTTCTTCGGAGAAGATTTCCTGGTCACCATGCGACCAGCCCAGGCGCACGAGGTAGTTGAGCAGCGCGTGCGGCAGGAAGCCGTCGTCGCGGTATTGCATGACGCTCACTGCGCCGTGGCGCTTGCTGAGCTTCTGGCCATCGGGGCCGAGGATCATCGGCAGGTGCGCGAACTCCGGCACCGGCTTGCCGAGCGCCTTGTAGATGTTGATCTGACGCGGCGTGTTGTTCACGTGGTCATCGCCGCGGATCACCTCGGTGATGCCCATGTCGATGTCGTCCACCACCACGGCGAAGTTGTAGGTCGGCCAGCCGTCGGAACGGAAGATCACCAGGTCGTCGAGCTCGGCGTTGGCCCATTCGATACGACCCTTCACCTTGTCCTCGAACACCACCGAGCCTTCCAGCGGGTTCTTGAAGCGCATGACACGGTTCGGATCGTCGCGGTACGGCTCGTTGCGGTCGCGGTAATAGCCGTTGTAGCGGGGCTTCTCGCCCTTGGCCATCGCCTCGTTGCGCATGGCCTCGATCTCGTCCTTCGACTCGTAGGCGTAATAGGCAAGGCCGGCCTTCAGCAACTCGTCGGCTACCTGCTTGTAACGCTCCAGGCGCGCGGTCTGATAGACGGGGCCTTCGTCGTGACGCAGGCCCAGCCAGTTCATGCCGTCCAGGATGGCCTGCACGGCCTCCTCGGTGGAGCGCTCGCGGTCGGTATCCTCGATGCGCAGCACGAACTCGCCGCCGCGGCGACGAGCCTCCAGCCAGCAGTACAGCGCCGTGCGGGCACCGCCAATGTGCAGGAAACCGGTGGGACTGGGGGCAAAACGAGTGCGGACGGTCATGGGACGCGGCTGTCCTGAAAGACGAAAAGCGGAATTTTAGCCGATCTGACCGGCTCGCCGGCATCCCGGCGCGGCGACAACAGCCAGCCGCCCGGGTATGCCTGGGAGCGTCGATGATCCTTCTCCCCGCCCCGGCGAGGACAAGGGGTCAACCTCAGCCCGTTACTTGACCGTGATGGTGACGGGCTTGGACACCACCGCCGGGTCGAACGGGATGTGGTTTTCGTCCGCCAGCTCCAACTGCAGCGTGTGCTTGCCCGGCGCCAGCTTCAGCGTGGTTTCGGTCTGGCCGTTGCCGAAGTGGAGGTGCTGCTCGTCCTTCGGGATGGGCTGCCCGGCCGCCGGCAGTTCCTTCACGTCCACCAGCAGGTGGTGGTGGCCGGTACCTTCCTTCTTCACGCCCGCGGGCGCCACGCCCATGCCCTTCAGGCCAAACTGCACGGTGACTTCCGTGCCGACGATGGCCCCGTCCCGGGGCGAGATGATATAGACCTCGGCACCCGCGGGCGCCTTCGTCACGGGTAATCCCGGGGCATCCGCAGCCACGGCCGCGCCCGTCAGGCCGGCCAGAGCAACAGCAAGCAGAAAGCGTTTCATCGACGTTTCTCCGCGGTGACAAGTAGCCGGAGTGTACCCCGCGAAAACGCCACGGGCGCGTGCAGGGGAAGAGCCTCCCGCTGCCGCCGTCACGCGGGCGTCATACATACGCCATGCACCCGCAACGCCTTTGGAGGAACCTGCGCCGGGCCAGCAAACGGTATGTCCTAGTGCGCATCGGCATCGTCAGCGAAACGTATCCACCCGAAATCAACGGCGTGGCACTGACCGTGCACAGCCTCGCCGCCGGGCTCGCCTTGCAGGGCCACACGGTCGACCTGATCCGTCCCCGCCAGCGGCAGCCGTTCCAGGACGAGCCCGGCATCGCCACCCTCGAGGTGCGCGGCGCCTCCCTTCCCCGCTATCCAGGCCTGCGCTTCGGCCTGCCTGCAGGCAGCACACTGCGGGAGCGCTGGACGCGCCTGCGACCGGATGCGATCTACGTGGCGACGGAAGGCCCGCTAGGCTGGTCCGCCGTGCGCACGGCCAAGCGGCTGGGCATTCCCACTGCCACGGGCTTCCACACCCGCTTCGATACCTATGCCGACCACTACGGCGTGGGTTTCCTCACCCCGGTGGTGCGCAACTATCTGCGCAACTTCCACCGCCGCGCGAAAGCCACCCTGGTGCCGACCGACGCGCTGGCTGGCGAGCTCACCGCGCTCGGCGTGGATACGGCGCGACTGCTGCGCCGTGCGGTCGATACGCAGCTGTTCCATCCGCGCCATCGCAACACCGCGTTGCGCACGGCCTGGGGCGTGGATGGCAACACGCCCGTGGTCCTGTATGTCGGCCGCATCGCGCCGGAAAAAAACCTAGACCTGGCCGTACGCACCTTCCGTGCCGTGCAGCAGCAGGTGCCCAAGGCCAAGTACGTGTGGGTGGGCGATGGCCCGGCTCGCGCCGCGCTGCAGGAAGCCAATCCCGATTTCATCTTCGCCGGCATGCAGCGCGGCGAGGCACTGGCCCAGCACTACGCCAGCGCCGATCTGTTTCCGTTCCCGAGCCTGAGCGAGACCTTCGGCAATGTGATCCTGGAAGCGCTCGCCTCCGGCCTGCCCGTGGTGGCCTACGAAGAGGGCGCAGCGCGCGAACACCTGCATACGGGCCACAACGGCTATCGCATCGACGCAGGCAACGAAAGGAACTTCATTGAATCCGCCGTGATGCTGGCCTCCAACGCCAGCCTGATCCGGCACATGGGGCGCGCCGCGCACGCGAGCATCGCCAACCTCTCGCCCGACGCGGTCATCAAAGAGTTCGAACACCTGTTGCGTGAACTGGCCCAGGAGAATGCGCATGAACACCATGCCACCGCTGCACACGCCTGAGCTGATGGAGCGTGCTCATGGCCCCCGCTTCGCCATTGATCGGCGCATGTGCGTCGCCGCCAACCGCTGGGGCACGCGCCGCGCCGTTGGCGTGTTCTTCGGCATCATCAGCCGACTGGGCGATGGGGTGTTCTGGTATTCGCTGATGGCAGTGCTCGCCCTGGTCGACGGCCGCCGCGGCTTGCTGGCGGCCTCGCAGATGGCCATCACCGGCCTGGCCGCCCTGCTGCTCTATCGCCTGCTCAAGCGCTGGACACGGCGCCCGCGCCCCTTCCGCGCCTGCCCCGGCGTGATCGCGCATGTGCCGCCGCTGGACGAATTCAGCTTTCCCTCGGGCCACACGCTGCAGGCGGTGAGCTTCACCGTCGTGGCGCTTGCCTGGTATCCGCTGCTCGCGCCGCTGCTGCTCACCTTCACCGTGCTGGTGGGCGCCTCGCGTGTGATCCTCGGTTTGCACTACCCGAGCGATGTCATTGCCGCCACCGTCATCGGCAGCGCGCTGGGTGCCCTGTCTCTGTGGCTGTTGCCGTTCCACTCGCTGCTGGCCTGAGCCTTCTTCTCAACGGTGAAAGGCATCCTGCACGACTCACGGCCCGCCGAGGCTGTGCATTTGCGCGCCACGATGTCGTCATCGCTTTGACATCAGTGAGATAGCCCACCTATCCACAGGCTTCTCCCGTGCGCATCCACATTCGCTGTGGAAAACATCCGGTGACTGATCAAATAGTGACCACCGCGTGACAAGTGGTTGTCGGCAAAGAGGCCTTGGGTGGTTTTCCACAGGCTTATGCAGGTGGCGTCCACATGAGCTGTGGAAAACGTGATGCCGTTTCGCACGTCAGTCGCGCACAGGGTGCGCTCCCACAGGAAACACGATCGCGCGGTGGGAGCGCACCCTGTGCGCGATGCAGGCTCGCCTCGCGCTGCACATTTGCACGCCAACGCGTCGCCATGCCTTTGACGTCAGCGACATAGCGCACCTATCCACAGGCTTCTCCCGCACGCATCCACATTCGCTGTGGAAAACGTGATGTCGTTTCGCACGTCAGTCGCGCACAGGGTGCGCTCCCACAGCAAACACGATCGCCCTATGGGAGCGCACCCTGTGCGCGATGCAGGCTCGCCCCGCGCTGCACGTTTGCGCGCCAACGCGTCGCCATGCCTTTGAGGTCAGCGACATAGCGCATCTGTCCACAGGATTCTCCCGCGCGCATCCACATTAGGATTCTCCCGCGCGCATCCACATTCGCTGTGGAAAACGTGATGCCGTTTCGCACGTCAGTCGCGCACAGGGTGCGCTCCCACAGGAATGACGATCGCGCGGTGGGAGCGCACCCTGTGCGCGACGCAAGCTCACCTCGCGCTGCACGTTTGTGCGCCAACGCGTCACTCATCCTTTGGCGTCAGCGACGTAGCGCACCTATCCACAGGCTTCTCCCGCGCGCATCCACATTCGCTGTGGAGAACTCGCGCATAAAAAAACAGCGCCCGAGGGCGCTGTTTTCTGGACATCGGCGATGCACGAACCATCAGGCCACGCGTGGCGCCTTCATCAGGATGCCGAGCAGGTCCGC
This genomic interval from Dyella japonica A8 contains the following:
- the gltX gene encoding glutamate--tRNA ligase, which encodes MTVRTRFAPSPTGFLHIGGARTALYCWLEARRRGGEFVLRIEDTDRERSTEEAVQAILDGMNWLGLRHDEGPVYQTARLERYKQVADELLKAGLAYYAYESKDEIEAMRNEAMAKGEKPRYNGYYRDRNEPYRDDPNRVMRFKNPLEGSVVFEDKVKGRIEWANAELDDLVIFRSDGWPTYNFAVVVDDIDMGITEVIRGDDHVNNTPRQINIYKALGKPVPEFAHLPMILGPDGQKLSKRHGAVSVMQYRDDGFLPHALLNYLVRLGWSHGDQEIFSEEEMIRLFDVADVNKAASRFDVTKLSWLNQHYLKTEEPASIAPEFEWHLAQAGIDFSKGPNPADVIVALRDRVQTLKEMAERAKIWYGPITEWDDKAVAKHLQNDSAVAVLEAAKGLLVDVEWKPEPIHGVIEQVAAKLELGMGKIAQPLRVAMTGTQVSPSIDHTIYLAGREEALKRIDDAVARAKG
- a CDS encoding efflux transporter outer membrane subunit, which gives rise to MNPAMNVPRWGALAAALAVCVGCAVGPDYQRPATPTPAQFTRQAPAATVSSASGASQQWASSETIAQTWWQVFGSDALNQRVQRALAHSPDIEAATAALRQAQENVAAQRASFFPSAQVSYSPSRQRDAVGTLSPALTSNATYYTLHTAQLNISYAPDVFGLNRRTVESLQAQADNQRYQLEAARLTLAANVVNAAIQEASLRAQIEATRTVIDAQTHALAILHDQARLGYASGLDVAAQESALAQARQALPALEKQLEQNRDLLAVLCGDTPDQAGMPEFDLEHLTLPVTLPQTLPSQLVTQRPDVRAAEENVHDASAQVGVALANRLPQFTLSGSYGGSSTSFTRMFSDDNVFWSLAGSISQTVFDFGALKHKQRAAEAALQQAAAQYRGVVLVAFQNVADTLYAIDSDARALAAADDAEKAAGRTLELTQKQQQLGYVNALALINAQQAYQQARISRVQAQAARLGDTAALIQALGGGWQGSTGTN
- a CDS encoding DUF4399 domain-containing protein, whose translation is MKRFLLAVALAGLTGAAVAADAPGLPVTKAPAGAEVYIISPRDGAIVGTEVTVQFGLKGMGVAPAGVKKEGTGHHHLLVDVKELPAAGQPIPKDEQHLHFGNGQTETTLKLAPGKHTLQLELADENHIPFDPAVVSKPVTITVK
- a CDS encoding phosphatase PAP2 family protein, with protein sequence MNTMPPLHTPELMERAHGPRFAIDRRMCVAANRWGTRRAVGVFFGIISRLGDGVFWYSLMAVLALVDGRRGLLAASQMAITGLAALLLYRLLKRWTRRPRPFRACPGVIAHVPPLDEFSFPSGHTLQAVSFTVVALAWYPLLAPLLLTFTVLVGASRVILGLHYPSDVIAATVIGSALGALSLWLLPFHSLLA
- a CDS encoding glycosyltransferase family 4 protein, which translates into the protein MRIGIVSETYPPEINGVALTVHSLAAGLALQGHTVDLIRPRQRQPFQDEPGIATLEVRGASLPRYPGLRFGLPAGSTLRERWTRLRPDAIYVATEGPLGWSAVRTAKRLGIPTATGFHTRFDTYADHYGVGFLTPVVRNYLRNFHRRAKATLVPTDALAGELTALGVDTARLLRRAVDTQLFHPRHRNTALRTAWGVDGNTPVVLYVGRIAPEKNLDLAVRTFRAVQQQVPKAKYVWVGDGPARAALQEANPDFIFAGMQRGEALAQHYASADLFPFPSLSETFGNVILEALASGLPVVAYEEGAAREHLHTGHNGYRIDAGNERNFIESAVMLASNASLIRHMGRAAHASIANLSPDAVIKEFEHLLRELAQENAHEHHATAAHA